The following are encoded together in the Dyella terrae genome:
- a CDS encoding TonB-dependent receptor plug domain-containing protein, translating into MQFRKKVDNKLTVAVRVALSVGTFVVAAPVLAQDATGPIPGEAKKLEAVTVTGSRIPRVDVETAQPVIMIDRKQLENQGFTSVADVLQNLTEVGSPPISRANALSSGENVGGYYVDLRNIGPNRTLVLVNGKRLGANTTGLQDLNQIPMSAIERIEVLKDGGSSIYGSDAIAGVVNVITRSNYTGAEANAYVGEYDQGDGKKQIYDFTLGTANDRGSLMMSAQYVKEDPVWAKDREFSEYPSGPNHPQPTAGWSAVSQYGALVNAPCGPLNASTKKYPNCVPTPGSDTRNFANYRPQTTDQYANSNQQMMLQTGSQRTSLFVAGKYNLDENIAFKTDFLYNKRKTEQQIAGYPYQSSSFGTPLDAGSYFNPLGKTANFTRRGWEMPRTTDSELETYRWTAGFEGYFDLGGHTFNWDVGAMTNRNNMLKIGHGDFNLVNAGSALGPSFLGSDGKVHCGTNGKAIAGCVPWNPLLAYGQAGAGSLSDPALQKFLFPEYHDTGRTTTVDYTANIAGTWFSLPGGDLGIAAGVEHREEEGRFVPDAFNQAGLSSGLAATTTSGKYRVNEAYLELDAPLLRDMTMARELSVNVATRYSDYNNFGSTTNSKFGLKWKPIDDLLVRGSWAQGFRAPTISDLYGGVGGSFESYIDPCDATRGSAKGNPAVAARCGSGFGGQPTVAANFHQLGQALVPCTTYPCQSNYQFTNGSNPNLTPETATTRTLGMIYSPHYIEGFDVSLDWYRIDIKNLISADTVQNILDDCYSGGIASRCTSFQRDPSTGAITNMYYGLTNKGWEKTAGYDFGVNYRFSLESIGQFVARWNTTYVDYLNIKADDNPSTKVQPFVGVANSAGVTFRTRSNVTLDWSKGIFGATWTVRYYSGMTEKCSFTTECNEPNHVDPFNGASPMRHVGSTTFNDVQFRWTLPWKGIISVGANNVFDKQGPIMYTKPASSFVYYGGFDIGRFYYLKYSQRF; encoded by the coding sequence ATGCAGTTCCGCAAGAAAGTTGATAATAAACTTACGGTGGCCGTGCGTGTGGCACTGTCCGTAGGTACCTTCGTGGTGGCGGCGCCGGTCCTGGCGCAGGACGCTACCGGTCCTATCCCGGGTGAAGCCAAGAAGCTGGAAGCCGTCACCGTCACCGGTTCGCGCATTCCGCGCGTCGACGTGGAAACGGCGCAGCCGGTCATCATGATCGACCGCAAGCAATTGGAGAACCAGGGCTTCACCTCGGTTGCCGACGTCCTGCAGAACCTCACGGAAGTGGGTTCGCCGCCGATCAGCCGCGCCAATGCGCTGTCCTCGGGTGAAAACGTAGGCGGTTACTACGTCGACCTGCGCAACATCGGTCCCAACCGCACCCTGGTTTTGGTCAACGGCAAGCGTCTTGGCGCGAACACCACCGGCCTGCAGGACCTGAACCAGATTCCGATGTCCGCCATCGAGCGCATCGAAGTGCTGAAGGACGGCGGCTCCTCGATCTACGGTTCAGACGCCATCGCAGGCGTGGTGAACGTGATCACCCGCAGCAATTACACCGGCGCTGAAGCAAACGCCTACGTGGGCGAGTACGACCAAGGCGACGGCAAGAAGCAGATCTACGACTTCACGCTAGGCACCGCCAACGACCGCGGCTCGCTCATGATGAGCGCGCAGTACGTGAAGGAAGACCCGGTATGGGCCAAGGATCGCGAATTCAGCGAATACCCCTCGGGCCCGAACCACCCGCAGCCGACGGCTGGCTGGAGTGCGGTGAGTCAGTACGGCGCCCTCGTGAACGCCCCGTGCGGCCCGCTGAATGCGAGCACCAAGAAGTACCCGAACTGCGTGCCGACGCCGGGTAGCGATACGCGCAACTTCGCGAACTACCGCCCGCAGACGACAGACCAGTACGCCAACTCGAACCAGCAGATGATGCTGCAGACGGGTAGCCAGCGTACTTCGCTGTTCGTCGCGGGCAAGTACAACCTGGACGAGAACATCGCGTTCAAGACGGACTTCCTCTACAACAAGCGCAAGACGGAACAGCAGATCGCGGGCTATCCCTACCAGTCGAGCTCGTTCGGCACGCCGCTGGATGCCGGCAGTTACTTCAACCCGCTGGGCAAGACCGCCAACTTCACCCGCCGCGGCTGGGAAATGCCCCGTACGACCGATAGCGAGCTGGAGACCTATCGCTGGACGGCGGGCTTCGAAGGCTACTTTGATCTAGGCGGTCACACGTTCAACTGGGACGTGGGCGCGATGACCAATCGCAATAACATGCTGAAGATCGGCCACGGCGACTTCAACCTGGTGAACGCCGGGTCGGCGCTGGGCCCGTCGTTCCTGGGTTCGGACGGCAAGGTGCATTGCGGTACCAACGGCAAGGCGATTGCCGGCTGCGTGCCGTGGAATCCGTTACTGGCCTACGGTCAGGCGGGTGCGGGTTCGCTGTCGGATCCGGCGCTGCAGAAGTTCCTGTTTCCCGAGTACCACGACACCGGCAGGACCACCACGGTCGACTATACCGCCAACATCGCGGGCACCTGGTTCTCGCTGCCGGGTGGCGACCTGGGTATCGCTGCCGGTGTGGAGCATCGTGAAGAAGAAGGTCGCTTCGTGCCTGACGCGTTCAACCAGGCGGGCCTCAGCTCGGGTCTGGCGGCGACCACCACGTCTGGCAAGTACCGGGTGAACGAAGCCTACCTGGAACTGGACGCGCCCCTGCTGCGTGACATGACCATGGCTCGCGAGCTATCGGTGAACGTGGCCACGCGTTACTCCGACTACAACAACTTCGGTAGCACCACCAACAGCAAGTTCGGCCTCAAGTGGAAGCCGATTGATGACCTGCTGGTGCGCGGCAGCTGGGCGCAGGGTTTCCGCGCGCCGACCATTTCCGACCTCTACGGCGGCGTCGGTGGCAGCTTCGAGTCGTATATCGACCCGTGCGATGCCACCCGTGGCTCAGCCAAGGGCAACCCAGCGGTGGCGGCGCGTTGCGGTTCGGGCTTTGGTGGCCAGCCGACGGTGGCTGCGAACTTCCACCAGCTTGGCCAGGCACTCGTGCCGTGCACCACGTATCCGTGCCAGTCGAACTACCAGTTCACCAACGGCTCCAACCCCAACCTGACGCCGGAAACCGCCACGACCCGTACGCTGGGCATGATCTACAGCCCGCACTACATCGAAGGCTTCGACGTCTCGTTGGACTGGTACCGGATCGACATCAAGAACCTGATCTCGGCCGATACCGTGCAGAACATTTTGGATGACTGCTACTCCGGCGGCATCGCTTCGCGTTGCACGAGCTTCCAGCGCGATCCGTCCACCGGCGCCATCACCAACATGTACTACGGTTTGACCAACAAGGGTTGGGAGAAGACAGCCGGTTACGACTTCGGCGTGAACTACCGCTTCTCGCTGGAATCGATCGGTCAGTTCGTGGCCCGCTGGAATACGACCTACGTCGACTACCTCAACATCAAGGCGGACGATAACCCGTCCACCAAGGTGCAGCCGTTCGTGGGCGTGGCCAACAGTGCCGGCGTTACCTTCCGCACCCGCTCCAACGTGACGTTGGACTGGAGCAAGGGCATCTTCGGCGCGACCTGGACGGTGCGTTACTACTCCGGTATGACCGAGAAGTGCTCGTTCACGACCGAGTGCAACGAACCGAACCACGTCGATCCGTTCAACGGTGCCTCGCCCATGCGTCACGTGGGCAGCACGACGTTCAACGACGTGCAGTTCCGCTGGACGCTGCCGTGGAAGGGCATCATCTCGGTCGGCGCCAACAACGTGTTCGATAAGCAAGGGCCCATCATGTACACGAAGCCAGCCAGCTCGTTCGTGTATTACGGCGGCTTTGACATCGGTCGTTTCTATTACCTGAAGTACTCGCAGCGTTTCTAA
- a CDS encoding helix-turn-helix domain-containing protein has translation MNMQKISTNESSSTFADRIKVLIQRVGSVTEIARMCGFSEGVVRSWRDGNTDPSRARCVTLAKTLGISLVWLVAGEGQIQVTDAMASGEDLPNAEASANRHRSKLRTAADTLHASGLAMDPSRLNTALRILQSELDLAESRLTLADNADMLADLYEILGPGGNDVDATAMVSFNQRLHERVKRGRQIVA, from the coding sequence ATGAATATGCAAAAAATTTCGACCAACGAGTCCTCATCCACCTTTGCTGACCGCATCAAAGTGCTGATCCAGCGGGTGGGCAGCGTCACCGAGATCGCACGTATGTGCGGGTTCTCCGAAGGCGTCGTGCGCAGCTGGCGCGACGGCAACACGGACCCGTCGCGCGCACGTTGCGTCACGCTGGCCAAGACCCTGGGTATTTCCCTGGTGTGGCTGGTGGCTGGCGAAGGGCAGATTCAGGTCACGGACGCCATGGCCTCGGGCGAAGATCTGCCGAATGCGGAAGCATCGGCCAACCGCCATCGGTCCAAGCTGCGCACCGCGGCAGACACCCTGCATGCCAGCGGCCTGGCCATGGATCCGAGCCGCCTGAACACGGCGCTCCGCATCCTGCAGTCAGAGCTGGATCTGGCCGAGAGTCGCCTGACCTTGGCGGACAACGCCGACATGCTGGCTGACCTTTACGAGATCCTGGGTCCGGGCGGCAACGACGTCGACGCCACGGCCATGGTGTCGTTCAATCAGCGTCTGCACGAGCGCGTGAAGCGCGGTCGCCAGATCGTTGCATAA
- the glyS gene encoding glycine--tRNA ligase subunit beta has translation MSAATKPLLIELGTEELPPKALDELATAFSRGICDGLAKRGVEAGLDEAKLYASPRRLAVHIPSVAVNQPEQNLERRGPAVNAALDANGQPSKALQGFAQSCGVTVEQLEKLETDKGSWFVFRAVKPGQPVAALLPEIVDEALKGLPIPKPMRWGDHDYSFVRPAHWLVILHGSDIVDGSVLGLTSGRKSRGHRFMHTQPVHVADADSWLDAMTAAKVLADPAERRQKIRDEVARAAKETGGVPQLDDALLNEIANLTEWPVAIACTFDREFLAVPPEALVTTMETNQKFVPVFDADGKLTEHFIGIANIESKQPSEIRKGYERVIRPRFADAKFFWDEDLKEPLASYQDQLKNVTYQQALGSLWDKSVRAAELARIIAARVGVDAGAATRAAALSKCDLLTRMVGEFPELQGVMGRYYASHHGEAKDVADALDSYYQPRFAGDAIAAGKVGQVLAVADRFDTLAGIFAVGMKPSGNKDPFALRRAALGLARTLVEGGLELDLRGSFVEALELLPEAALAAGLKPGKDGKAPALDAGKRRAVLADELVEFVLDRLRGYYAEQGFTTEQFEAVLAVSPSSLVDFDRRLRAVGEFGRRSEALSLAAANKRVANILRKQAEEAGAVPVGTSVDPAHFEADAERALHAALDAARADTVAPLQAGDYAAVLTRLAQLQAPVDAFFDSVLVNADNPAVRANRLALLGQLKAQFGAIADIARL, from the coding sequence ATGAGCGCCGCCACCAAGCCGCTGTTGATTGAGCTGGGCACTGAGGAACTGCCGCCCAAGGCGCTAGACGAACTGGCTACGGCGTTCTCGCGCGGCATTTGCGACGGTCTGGCCAAGCGTGGTGTTGAAGCCGGCCTGGACGAGGCCAAGCTATATGCCTCGCCTCGCCGTTTGGCCGTCCATATCCCGTCGGTGGCGGTGAACCAGCCGGAGCAGAACCTCGAGCGTCGTGGCCCTGCCGTCAACGCCGCGCTGGATGCGAATGGCCAGCCGAGCAAGGCTCTGCAAGGCTTTGCGCAGTCGTGTGGCGTCACGGTGGAGCAATTGGAGAAGCTCGAAACCGATAAGGGTTCGTGGTTCGTGTTCCGCGCGGTGAAACCGGGTCAGCCGGTCGCGGCGTTGCTGCCGGAGATCGTCGACGAGGCGCTCAAGGGCCTGCCCATTCCCAAGCCCATGCGCTGGGGCGATCACGACTACAGCTTCGTGCGTCCTGCGCACTGGCTGGTGATCCTGCATGGCTCGGACATCGTCGATGGTTCCGTGCTGGGCCTGACCAGTGGGCGCAAGTCGCGCGGTCATCGCTTCATGCACACACAGCCGGTGCATGTCGCCGATGCCGACAGTTGGCTCGATGCGATGACTGCGGCGAAGGTGCTGGCCGATCCGGCCGAGCGCCGCCAGAAGATCCGCGATGAAGTCGCCCGCGCAGCTAAGGAAACCGGTGGCGTACCGCAGCTCGATGACGCGTTGCTCAACGAAATCGCCAACCTCACCGAATGGCCGGTGGCGATTGCATGCACGTTCGATCGTGAGTTCCTCGCCGTGCCGCCGGAAGCCCTGGTCACCACCATGGAGACCAATCAAAAGTTTGTGCCGGTGTTCGACGCGGACGGCAAGCTCACCGAGCACTTCATCGGTATCGCCAACATCGAGAGCAAGCAGCCATCGGAAATCCGCAAGGGCTACGAGCGCGTGATCCGTCCGCGCTTCGCGGATGCCAAGTTCTTCTGGGACGAAGACCTCAAGGAGCCGCTGGCAAGCTACCAGGACCAGCTGAAGAATGTGACCTACCAGCAGGCGCTGGGCAGCCTGTGGGACAAGAGCGTGCGCGCGGCCGAGCTGGCTCGCATCATCGCCGCTCGCGTGGGCGTGGATGCCGGCGCGGCGACGCGTGCGGCGGCACTCAGCAAATGCGATCTGCTCACCCGTATGGTCGGTGAATTCCCCGAATTGCAGGGTGTGATGGGCCGTTATTACGCCTCGCACCACGGTGAGGCGAAGGACGTGGCCGACGCGCTGGACAGCTACTACCAGCCCCGTTTCGCCGGCGACGCCATCGCGGCTGGCAAGGTTGGCCAGGTGCTCGCCGTAGCGGATCGGTTCGACACGCTGGCAGGCATCTTTGCCGTCGGTATGAAGCCGAGCGGTAACAAGGATCCGTTCGCGTTGCGCCGCGCCGCGCTCGGTCTTGCGCGTACGCTGGTCGAAGGCGGTCTTGAGCTCGACCTGCGCGGCAGCTTTGTCGAGGCGCTGGAATTGTTGCCAGAAGCCGCGCTCGCGGCTGGCCTTAAGCCGGGCAAGGACGGCAAGGCGCCCGCGCTCGATGCGGGCAAGCGTCGGGCGGTGCTCGCCGACGAACTGGTGGAATTCGTGCTCGATCGCCTGCGCGGCTATTACGCCGAGCAGGGCTTCACTACCGAACAGTTCGAGGCTGTGCTGGCCGTATCACCGTCCAGTTTGGTCGATTTCGATCGCCGCCTGCGTGCGGTGGGCGAGTTCGGCCGCCGGTCGGAAGCGCTGAGCCTGGCCGCCGCCAACAAGCGCGTCGCCAACATTCTGCGCAAGCAGGCTGAGGAGGCGGGTGCCGTGCCGGTGGGCACTTCGGTGGATCCGGCTCATTTCGAGGCAGATGCTGAGCGTGCACTGCATGCCGCGCTCGACGCGGCCCGCGCCGATACGGTGGCGCCGCTGCAGGCTGGCGACTACGCCGCGGTGCTAACGCGTCTCGCCCAGTTGCAGGCGCCGGTGGACGCCTTCTTCGACAGCGTGCTGGTGAACGCAGACAACCCGGCCGTGCGCGCCAACCGACTGGCCCTGCTGGGCCAGCTCAAGGCGCAATTCGGTGCCATCGCCGACATCGCCCGCCTGTAA
- the glyQ gene encoding glycine--tRNA ligase subunit alpha, protein MSARTFQDVIQTLNRYWAAQGCVLLQPLDTEVGAGTFHPATFLRSLGPEPWAAAYVQPSRRPTDGRYGQNPNRLQHYYQYQVVMKPNPDNILDLYIGSLKELGLDPLVHDLRFVEDNWESPTLGAWGLGWEVWLNGMEVTQFTYFQQAGGLECRPVTGEITYGLERLAMYLQNVDNIYDLVWTEGPHGTVTYGDVFHQNEVEQSTYNFEHANVPELLRWFDVCEGEANKLIAVGLPLPAYEQVMKASHTFNLLDARRAISVTERQRYILRVRTLARAVAEAYVAQREKLGFPGVKKNLKEQAA, encoded by the coding sequence ATGTCCGCGCGCACCTTCCAAGATGTGATCCAGACCCTCAACCGCTACTGGGCGGCGCAGGGTTGTGTCTTGCTGCAGCCCCTCGATACCGAGGTCGGCGCCGGCACCTTCCACCCTGCCACCTTCCTGCGTTCGCTCGGTCCCGAGCCGTGGGCAGCGGCCTATGTGCAGCCCTCGCGCCGTCCTACTGATGGCCGCTACGGCCAAAACCCCAACCGCCTGCAGCATTACTACCAGTATCAGGTGGTGATGAAGCCCAATCCGGACAACATCCTGGACCTGTACATCGGTTCGCTGAAGGAGTTGGGGCTGGATCCGCTGGTGCATGACTTGCGCTTCGTCGAGGACAACTGGGAATCGCCCACGCTGGGCGCCTGGGGCCTGGGATGGGAGGTCTGGCTCAACGGCATGGAAGTGACCCAGTTCACTTACTTCCAGCAAGCAGGTGGCTTGGAGTGTCGTCCCGTGACCGGTGAGATCACCTACGGTCTCGAGCGCCTGGCCATGTACCTGCAGAACGTCGACAACATCTACGATCTGGTGTGGACCGAAGGCCCGCACGGCACCGTCACCTATGGCGACGTGTTCCATCAAAACGAAGTGGAACAAAGCACGTACAACTTCGAGCACGCCAACGTGCCGGAATTGCTGCGCTGGTTCGACGTGTGCGAAGGCGAGGCCAACAAGCTGATCGCCGTTGGCCTGCCGTTGCCAGCTTACGAGCAGGTGATGAAAGCCAGCCATACCTTCAATTTGCTTGATGCCCGCCGTGCCATCAGTGTGACCGAACGTCAGCGCTACATCCTGCGTGTACGCACGCTGGCCCGCGCAGTGGCCGAGGCCTATGTGGCACAACGTGAAAAGCTCGGCTTCCCGGGCGTGAAGAAGAACCTCAAGGAGCAGGCTGCATGA
- a CDS encoding glutamine amidotransferase — protein sequence MKPVLIIRTGRAPDSIRARHGDFPHWFRLGAQLSPERMRVIDVEAGEELPPPNQVAGALITGSAAMVTERRPWSERTAGWIRDAMDLELPLFGVCYGHQLMSHALGGRVDYLPGGREIGTVSLSVLDVAKNDPLASALPSTFRAHATHEQSVLELPKGTTVLASSDRDPNHLVRYGKNAMSTQFHPEFNADVMRAYIHRKQHDMKREGFDPHHTFRQVAPTPLARRLFRQFSRHHGLATG from the coding sequence ATGAAGCCTGTACTGATCATCCGCACCGGTCGCGCCCCTGATTCCATCCGAGCACGGCACGGTGACTTCCCTCATTGGTTTCGCCTTGGTGCGCAACTTTCTCCCGAGCGCATGCGCGTCATCGATGTAGAGGCAGGCGAAGAGCTGCCGCCGCCGAACCAAGTGGCCGGCGCACTTATCACCGGCTCTGCTGCCATGGTCACGGAGCGTAGACCGTGGAGCGAACGCACTGCAGGGTGGATCCGCGATGCCATGGATCTGGAGCTTCCCCTGTTCGGCGTGTGTTACGGACATCAGCTGATGTCGCATGCCCTCGGCGGCCGCGTCGACTATCTGCCCGGCGGCCGAGAGATCGGTACCGTATCGCTGAGCGTACTTGACGTAGCGAAGAACGACCCGCTTGCGAGCGCGTTGCCATCCACCTTCCGCGCGCACGCCACGCATGAGCAGAGCGTGCTGGAACTGCCTAAAGGCACGACGGTGCTGGCGAGCTCGGACCGCGATCCGAACCATCTCGTGCGTTATGGCAAGAACGCGATGAGCACGCAGTTCCATCCCGAGTTCAACGCCGACGTGATGCGCGCTTACATTCATCGCAAGCAGCACGACATGAAGCGCGAGGGGTTCGATCCGCACCATACCTTCAGGCAAGTCGCACCCACACCGCTCGCCCGTCGCCTGTTCCGTCAGTTCTCCCGACATCACGGATTGGCCACAGGCTGA
- a CDS encoding DUF1820 family protein yields the protein MRNKKLYKVTFLHLGKCYELYARHVASSSLWGFTEVGELVFEPIGEGLLVDPTEEKLREEFKDTRVLHLPMQSVVRIEEVESKGALVIRDAGDGQKITLFPMPPRAR from the coding sequence ATGCGCAACAAGAAACTCTACAAGGTGACCTTCCTCCACCTGGGCAAGTGCTACGAGCTCTATGCCCGGCATGTGGCTTCTAGCAGCCTTTGGGGTTTTACCGAGGTCGGCGAATTGGTATTCGAGCCGATCGGAGAGGGGCTGCTGGTGGATCCCACCGAAGAAAAGCTGCGCGAGGAATTCAAAGATACGCGTGTGCTTCATTTGCCCATGCAGTCTGTCGTGCGCATCGAAGAAGTGGAGAGCAAGGGGGCACTGGTGATTCGTGATGCTGGCGACGGCCAGAAGATCACGCTTTTCCCAATGCCTCCCCGCGCTCGATGA
- a CDS encoding rhomboid family intramembrane serine protease: protein MFVHVETHRRRHVQWATVLLVVVCVISFVGLALMPGPQRMSMWLEWGTVPADIFDPKAPLLPQLHDPSLLRLFTALFIHLAWLHLLGNLLFLVIFGLPAERALGSFRFLLLFVLGGMVANLVGALSLVGIRSPIIGCSGAVSAVLGTYIALFPRARLGLVLPLGFYLEFVRVPAFLLIGIWILLQLLFSYVGPSYGAVVWWTHIAGFLFGLVFALFSRGAIARRLRG from the coding sequence GTGTTTGTCCATGTCGAAACCCACCGCCGCCGACACGTTCAGTGGGCTACCGTGCTCCTGGTCGTCGTATGCGTGATCAGTTTCGTCGGATTGGCGTTGATGCCGGGGCCACAGCGCATGTCAATGTGGTTGGAATGGGGCACGGTGCCGGCGGACATTTTCGATCCGAAGGCCCCGCTGCTGCCGCAGCTGCATGATCCCTCTCTGCTCCGGCTGTTCACCGCGCTTTTCATCCATCTCGCCTGGCTGCATTTGCTTGGCAACCTGCTCTTTCTGGTGATCTTCGGCCTGCCGGCAGAGCGAGCGTTGGGCTCGTTTCGTTTCCTGCTGCTGTTTGTACTTGGCGGCATGGTGGCCAATCTGGTTGGTGCACTGTCCTTGGTCGGTATTCGTTCTCCGATCATTGGATGCAGCGGTGCCGTATCGGCAGTATTGGGCACGTATATCGCGCTTTTCCCCCGCGCACGGCTGGGTCTGGTCTTGCCGCTCGGTTTTTACCTGGAGTTCGTACGCGTCCCGGCTTTTCTGTTGATTGGCATCTGGATCCTGTTGCAGCTGCTCTTCAGCTACGTCGGGCCGAGTTACGGCGCGGTGGTCTGGTGGACGCACATCGCCGGTTTCCTGTTCGGCCTCGTATTCGCACTGTTCTCACGAGGCGCCATTGCACGGCGCCTGCGCGGCTAA
- the tyrS gene encoding tyrosine--tRNA ligase: MSELEQALVTIARGADEIIKQEELVERLKLGRPLRIKAGFDPTAPDLHLGHTVLLNKMRQFQDLGHQVIFLIGDFTGMIGDPTGKNITRKPLSREDVLANAETYAEQVYKVLDKERTELRFNSEWFGQMTAADMIKLAAQHTVARMLERDDFSKRFAGQQPIAIHEFLYPLVQGYDSVALKCDVELGGTDQKFNLLMGRALQEHHGQPPQIVLTMPLLEGLDGINKMSKSLGNYIGINEPAIDIVTKTLKIGDDLMWRWFELLSFETSMDDIERMKQEVASGVLNPRDAKIKLARELATRFHDATTAEQAIAGWHAVVRGEGDTSLLPLTEIAVPAEGLRLPALLTAAGLTPSNAEANRKLKERAVRIDAEVIEDAQRVFVPGFEGVLQIGKRNFARVLLTQA, encoded by the coding sequence ATGAGCGAGCTTGAGCAGGCGTTGGTCACCATCGCGCGCGGCGCCGACGAAATCATCAAGCAGGAAGAGCTGGTCGAGCGTCTGAAGCTCGGCCGTCCGCTGCGCATCAAGGCCGGGTTCGACCCCACCGCGCCGGACCTGCACCTGGGCCACACGGTGCTCCTCAATAAGATGCGCCAGTTCCAGGACCTCGGGCACCAGGTGATTTTCCTCATCGGCGACTTCACCGGCATGATCGGCGACCCGACCGGCAAGAACATCACCCGCAAGCCGCTTTCGCGCGAAGACGTCCTGGCCAACGCCGAGACGTACGCCGAGCAGGTCTATAAGGTGCTGGACAAGGAGCGCACCGAGCTGCGTTTCAACTCCGAGTGGTTTGGCCAGATGACTGCCGCCGACATGATCAAGCTCGCGGCCCAGCACACCGTGGCGCGCATGCTCGAGCGCGATGACTTCTCTAAGCGCTTCGCGGGCCAGCAGCCGATCGCCATCCATGAATTCCTCTACCCGCTGGTGCAGGGCTACGACTCCGTGGCATTGAAGTGCGACGTCGAGCTGGGCGGCACCGACCAGAAGTTCAACCTGCTGATGGGCCGCGCCCTGCAGGAGCACCACGGCCAGCCGCCACAGATCGTGCTCACCATGCCGCTGCTGGAAGGCCTGGACGGCATCAACAAGATGTCCAAGTCGCTGGGCAACTACATCGGCATCAATGAGCCGGCCATCGACATCGTCACCAAGACGCTGAAGATCGGTGATGACCTGATGTGGCGCTGGTTCGAGCTACTCAGCTTCGAAACCTCGATGGATGACATCGAGCGCATGAAACAGGAAGTGGCCAGCGGCGTACTCAACCCGCGCGACGCCAAGATCAAGTTGGCCCGCGAACTCGCCACGCGCTTCCATGATGCAACGACCGCAGAGCAGGCCATTGCTGGTTGGCACGCGGTGGTGCGCGGCGAAGGCGACACCAGTCTGTTGCCGCTCACTGAGATCGCTGTGCCCGCGGAAGGTCTGCGTCTGCCTGCACTACTTACCGCGGCTGGCCTTACGCCGAGCAATGCGGAAGCAAACCGAAAGCTCAAAGAACGTGCAGTACGCATCGATGCAGAAGTCATCGAAGACGCGCAACGCGTATTTGTTCCGGGTTTTGAAGGGGTCTTGCAGATCGGCAAGCGCAACTTCGCCCGCGTGTTGTTGACTCAGGCATGA